From the genome of Athalia rosae chromosome 3, iyAthRosa1.1, whole genome shotgun sequence:
AAAGGAAAGGAGGACAAGGTCCCCGGGTTCCTCATCGACGGTTATCCCCGGGAGCTCAGCCAGGGactggaatttgaaaaagaagtaaattaCAGAGTGAATGATTCGATGGACCTCAGTTACATAACATCGTACCGATATCTGTCCGTCTGATTTCACAGATCGGAACGGTCGACCTTGTACTGTTCTTCGACGTCGCGAACGAAACGTTGACGAAGAGACTCTTGGGCCGTGCTGCTTCGTCGGGAAGGGCTGACGACAACGAAGAGACGATCAAAAAACGCATCGAggttttcaatgaaaaaaatggtccGATCATCGAACACTACAAGGCTAAGGTCGTCAAGGTATGCAGCATCGTTATCGTCGATTCCTCTTGTTCTTCTTATGAATTGGGATCATTTCTATTCGTAGATAAACGCTGAAGGCGGAGTCGATGAGATATTTGCCGAAGCTACAAAGGCGATTGATGCGGTCCAAAAAGcataaaattcaaaacaaCGATGATTATTATCGCCGCTGTTCTAGatagataatttatttatttcacgttaGGACTGGAATGGCATGTTGACACGTCAGATGCTAACTTTATGACACGGCTATTTTTGAGCCTAACGAATTCTTCCCGCACACTATTAGGATTATTATAGTTGATAGGTTCGTGTACTAGTCATGCGAACAGAAGCTGCCTGGTTGAAAAACTCTAAATTTCATCGTTCATCGAACATCGTTTGTAATTCGTTGCACGCCCATTCGCACACTCATTGTTAACTACATCATAAGACTCTTCGACATATTTCTGTTACATAACTGaaaagatataaatatatttaactaCATCACAAAACGCATTTCTATATTTAACCCGATGAAGAGGAAATACTATTTCAAACTCACCTCATCATTGTgcgtattttataattaccgCAATTGTTGATCGGGCTTGCGGAAGCTGTTTGTTAAATCTGTCAATCAATGCCACCGGCTATTTGAATTCCTCTTGAAAACCCCATTCGCTGTCTGCACGCAATTCTAGTCATCCTACAAAATAATGGAGACCGCGTATCTACTCTGCTCTACCATCCTTCTGAGCCATTTGGGTTCGATTCCAGCGAATATTAGGTGCTctcaaataatttatcgtgaagaaaaatcgtacaGATTGATCAGGAGTCGCGCCCGATCAACCTTGACTGCGTTATCGAGAAGAAACGTGTCGGATCTGAAAAAATGCAAGGAGTTTGCGGTCGCTAAAAAGGCCCTGGCATTCAACTTTGGTCGGAGAATATCAGATGGTAAATAttaaaaggaaataaaaatacctaCTTGTAGTACCGACATCGCGTTCACTTTATATTTGAACGCAGGAGTGGCCGCTAAATCTGAATACAACTTGGCAAATTGCATTGCCTTGGGATGCCCGGAGGTCGATGGATTTGCCGATCTCGTTTACGACTTGAGATTCGATTACTACAGCCTCTACAAAGCTGATGATAACCCGTTGAACGGATCAGAGAAAACGCGTACCTGCGTTCCGACTGTAGGACTGTTTGAATTCTCTGATGTTCCTAAAGACTTCACCGAGGCTCGTAAGGATTGTGCGGCTTCCGGAGGAACGTTGGCGCATATAGCCAGTCCTGAAAGAACTAAACTGCTGCCCAATTTGATCGAAAATAATCTAAAAACTGACGGTCGTGCCTTTGTCGGTCTGAGTAGACGAGGGAAAGGGACcatatggaaaaatgaattcggTAATAAGAGTAAGATGAGTAAtttaaaaatagtaaaaataaactTCGTTACAATTAATCTGAGCAGATGATCCCTTGGGATGTTTCGACTTCAGGGGATGGGCTAGGAGGGAACCTCGCTCTCGCAGGGGCTGTGTTGCTTTGGATAAGGATCGAACTTGGACGGTGGTTTCCTGCGATAAATCGTTACCCTTCATCTGCGAGATACTGCCGACAATTTCAGCGACTCGTAGGAAGGGTCAAACTCCAGTACGAGAGAatcatatgaaaaataaatgagatgAACAAATCGAGTTTAGTAATAAATTGAGGAATCCACACGATACGTATGATTATTATTCAGGTTTATTCAACAATGACTTCGACAACGACAATGTCATCGAGATTGTAAATATTCTACCTAAATTTGATAGTTCAGTTGGATTCATATACCACTACTATTTTGTTGATGGTTTTTTCAGCTACCATCTATCATCTAAAATTCTTTTGTTACATTTTCACAGAATTTCATTAAACTTTACAATAcctataattaattacattttttttttctttaccgtgGTTCAATCTGGGCCTGCACGATACACATTCTGAGAATTGCCCAACAATTACCTCTGTTCTGATGCGCATTTGAGCCGTAGACATACCGATAtatccgaaaacaaattttttttttcataaatattttcatcggaaAAGTAGATGGACATTCGATAgataactatacgtatagtgGCATAGTATAGTGTAAAGTATTTAATATATACTCGATgtttaaaatatgtatttggaattattacattatatatacatacgtatacatgtatgtatatacagatatattcactgcagttgatttttttttcaacaattttatccttttcctatatgttttttttttttcaattctttttcaaacgCCACATCATTCACGCACGACAATGgtgatattgataataataattataacaacacAAAATTTGTCTACTAATAAAAATTAAGCCAAAGCACGGAATGTCTTGAAATGACGGAATCGTTTATGTACTTGGGCTGCAGTAATTAACAGGGCATGGAGAGAGGGCAATATATGTTGATATTGTCACCaagaaataaacaaacaaacaaaactacGTAGGCTCAACATTTAACTGTACAAATTTTcctaaaacagaaaaaaaataatttctttagCCAACAGTCTCACAGAAACTGTGCATGACGTGTGCATAATACTTCGATAATTCAATTATGTTACAAACATGAAAACATGaaatagagaataaaaaaaaatcgatgattaCAAACAATGGGACTCACtagttaaaatgaaaaaaaatcactcagTGCGATCGCTGTCTGAGAAACTTCATTAGATGATCCAGCGAGAAATTATCAtgggtagaaaaaattgattaacaataattaacgGAGTAGGGAAAAGATATTATACGGAAATGGGGTCATCGCCAAAAAATCCAATGAAGTAATCGGCATGGCTCAATTAATATGGGTTAATATTGATCCGTTCAGGATTTTCTCGGCGTCAGAAAGTAGTGATGCCAGAGAAATGAAATGCATCGAACCTTGACTACGGCACATAATTTATATGTGCATACATATCGTACAAGAATGTACacaggtacgtatgtatgctCATACCAAGCGCCATATGCGTGAAAATCGTCGGATAATCATTTGGAgattttgtaaatattcctaGCCATTTCCATCAACAAAAAACTTGGAATAGTctgtgtaataattatttacacgATTATTTACAGGAGTCTCCTAAGCGTTGCGATTGCATTCAACCTTTACGCCGCGTTgctcattattttattattacgctatatatatatatattcttttcacTACTTAACATTGAATTAAAATCATCACCCTGTGATGGGGTATTCATTAACACGTGTGATTCTGTGTTTGTGtaatggattaaaaaaataattgaaacattgagaaattagaaaattggGAACAAATACATCTCGAACGATTTAAGttgatgatattattttttgcttttttgtttgtttttgttggtttttttttttttttctactttttccttcATGCGCGAAAATAAATAGCACTATGTTGTGTATACATAATTTGAAtctatagaattttttcaggCCAACTTTTTATCGTGCCtgcaataatatatatatatatttttttttcaaagtgtatAGAAGATAGGGGTCCACCTACCTAATCTATATTCGATGCGGTACATGCGTGTATGCGATGAGATGATggagatgataatttttctcatcgatgaTTCGTCTAATTATTCTTGCTAACTATCTTGCTTTAGACGTATATCGGAGACAAGTTCAAAGTCAGACGAGAAATAACGTTGTTGCGTATCGTCGCCCGAGTTGTGCGAGAACTCTGTATTATCTGTAATACCAGAATCCTACAGTCGTGACAAACGACCATCGCAACACCCCTCAGACGTTCGGCGACTCGCACATCTCCACCTCCGTAGCGCGACGACGAACCGGACGTACGAGCCGGACTACTGTTTGTACTGCTGCAGTAAAATTTCCGActgaaaaaatgcgaaacacGAACATTTGAACGAACTTAGAAACTGGGGCCCAAACGGTGCGCCGCTtcttatgaaaataaaacaatgcaCTTACCTTTTATCCAAAGTTTGTGCGGAGGCAGCGGCGGGACTGTTGTTACTCGGTGGTAAGCTGCTGCATGCGGCACCATCCTCGTCCTGGTGGGTCATGTTCACAGAGGAGGGAGTCAGCGTTGGTGTCGTATTCCGGAGAGTCGGATCCCGGCGCTTAGATGCCGGAGAAGCTGGAGCAGAGCCAACCCCGCCAGCAGGGCGTGGCCATAGACTGCGAACGGTCCCATGACTGGGAGACGAATACTCCTTGCCATCGATCTCGGAAGATGGAGAGAGCATCAGGCCAGGAGATAAGAGAACGACGGGAACATGAGCGAAATGCTCCGTGGGTATTCGCATCTGGAGAATAAATTTAGGCGAATTCATTCCTCGTACCGGCCAAACCGACATAATCTAGCGTCAACAAACCTTGGAGTAACATTTTACGCAGACTGTTCTTTCGCAGAGACGACAACGCTGGCCCCAGGGTCCCAGTATCCCAAATCTCGTCTTCAGGCAAAGAAAACAGACTCGTCTCTTCTCGACATCCTCTTTTACCCTACCTTCCACAGGAAGCGATTCAAGCTCTGCCTTTGTCAGGACACTGCGGATGTGCACAATCTCCTCGAGGGTTAAAGACAGACGCTCGTCGAGGAACATATCTCCGAGACTCGCGTTTCCTTTGTTCGGAGACTTCTGGAATATGGAAGAGGTGCGAATTAGATCCTCCTCCTCTGCTAATTGGAATGAATTTAGGAAATGACGATCAGCTGAATACCTCTTGAGCTAGTTCATCCTGTGAGCTACCGATACTCGAGGGTAGCTCTGGGTCCAGGACCTCCCTGTTTTTGAGCTTGGAGTTCACATTTGGGTCCGTTCGATTCCTCGGGTCATGCTGTCTGCTCTGGGGTCTGGAATGAGGTAGCGACAATGTCCCAGCTGCAACCCCGAGCCCCGCCCCAGTAGCACCTACCACAGTGTGCCTCCGGCTCGACACTCTTCTAGATGGACACTGCGTTGCTAGATCGTAGGCTGcagcaaatgaaaataaataaataaataatatttgtcCATTGGACGGATTCCGATGTACACAAGCTGGAGACGTGCATTGattctgtgaaaaaaatctattagGGATAACgctggaaatatttttgtgaCACAGGcgatgatgaataaaataataaaactcaTTGAGGAATAAGTACCGTGTTTCGGGACAAATTATACGATAACTCTCTACGTAGGTATCGATATACATGCGATACTAAATAAAAATGCGTTGGCAAACGACATCTACGTAAGAGAATATTTAATTTAAATTACACTCTAGTTGAGTATCGCAGAAACGATGGTACTCGTTCCTTGTGAGTCTGAGCCCACCTGTTCTTCGCCAGGGATTCGCTGACTCACCAGCTCTCCCCTTCTGCCTCCCGAATTGCCCTTCTACGTGCTCATCGTCTACGTCCTCATCTGCGTCAGCCCTCCAACCGACGTTAACGTCTTCCTCAAACCTCCCGATAACGTCGTAATCGTCGTCACCCTCATCGTCGTCCTCCCCATCCAGCTGaagtaatttcaataaaataggACTGTGAGAAAATCTTCGAGAATTCCATTTgtttattgaaagaaaaaaaaagcgaacgtCTTGATCTATtggtaaaattaaaatacacatCGGTGAACAGATAGAGTTCCATACAACCTTGAAATCAACCGGGATGATCAATCGTCGTGGCTGACAACGAGGGGCGGTATTTTGTTCCGTGGATCCTCGCCTGGAAGACTTTGGGGTCGTAGCAAGTTCCGCGCTGCTCTGTGCCGTTGACGAATCACCTGAAATATCGCAATTAATATTTCCAATTAGATTATATAGGTAATCGGATAACGTCGCGATGGCGGAGTGCGAACATGACGGCCATGCGGTATGTGTTATATGCGAATTGCGAATCGGGTAATGCAGGGAAAAGAGCGGAGATTTTTTATAGTCAGCTTTGGGAGACGTTCGTTGCCGAGATAAATGCAATGAAAGATGAATGATTACCTGAAACCCTATTAACGCGTCTCCTACGCGACTTACAATTCCTATTCGCGCGACGTTTATCCTGCGGTAGGAGATCCTCGGCTGCTATTTTTTTACCGTCCT
Proteins encoded in this window:
- the LOC105691895 gene encoding adenylate kinase isoenzyme 1 isoform X2, producing the protein MTVTLWVVGGPGSGKGTQCEKIVEKYGFLHLSSGDLLREEVASGSPRGGQLQELMSKGLFVPSDVVLSLIKERINKGKEDKVPGFLIDGYPRELSQGLEFEKEIGTVDLVLFFDVANETLTKRLLGRAASSGRADDNEETIKKRIEVFNEKNGPIIEHYKAKVVKINAEGGVDEIFAEATKAIDAVQKA
- the LOC105691895 gene encoding adenylate kinase isoenzyme 1 isoform X1 → MSNAVAPDEAQKKVDRNKIELPACRCESNLPKSGKMTVTLWVVGGPGSGKGTQCEKIVEKYGFLHLSSGDLLREEVASGSPRGGQLQELMSKGLFVPSDVVLSLIKERINKGKEDKVPGFLIDGYPRELSQGLEFEKEIGTVDLVLFFDVANETLTKRLLGRAASSGRADDNEETIKKRIEVFNEKNGPIIEHYKAKVVKINAEGGVDEIFAEATKAIDAVQKA
- the LOC105691896 gene encoding uncharacterized protein LOC105691896 isoform X1; the encoded protein is METAYLLCSTILLSHLGSIPANIRCSQIIYREEKSYRLIRSRARSTLTALSRRNVSDLKKCKEFAVAKKALAFNFGRRISDGVAAKSEYNLANCIALGCPEVDGFADLVYDLRFDYYSLYKADDNPLNGSEKTRTCVPTVGLFEFSDVPKDFTEARKDCAASGGTLAHIASPERTKLLPNLIENNLKTDGRAFVGLSRRGKGTIWKNEFDDPLGCFDFRGWARREPRSRRGCVALDKDRTWTVVSCDKSLPFICEILPTISATRRKGQTPVRENHMKNK
- the LOC105691896 gene encoding uncharacterized protein LOC105691896 isoform X2, whose amino-acid sequence is METAYLLCSTILLSHLGSIPANIRCSQIIYREEKSYRLIRSRARSTLTALSRRNVSDLKKCKEFAVAKKALAFNFGRRISDGVAAKSEYNLANCIALGCPEVDGFADLVYDLRFDYYSLYKADDNPLNGSEKTRTCVPTVGLFEFSDVPKDFTEARKDCAASGGTLAHIASPERTKLLPNLIENNLKTDGRAFVGLSRRGKGTIWKNEFGDGLGGNLALAGAVLLWIRIELGRWFPAINRYPSSARYCRQFQRLVGRVKLQYERII